The proteins below come from a single Cervus canadensis isolate Bull #8, Minnesota chromosome 2, ASM1932006v1, whole genome shotgun sequence genomic window:
- the LOC122428333 gene encoding olfactory receptor 12-like → MLPHRNGNLSEMPLQEFMLERFEGGPQTQALLFALFLALYVVAILGNLTMIVVITLDARLHSPMYFFLKNLSFVDLCYSSVIYPKALANFLSSSKVITFEGCATQFFFFSMVGTIEAFLLAVMAYDRFMAICSPLRYPISMRPSVCARLVLGTYCGGCLNSILQTSFTFSLPFCSSNHIDHFFCDVLPLLKLACADTTINELVMLGLCGLIIVGTILAILISYGYITGTMLRMRSGGGRHKLFSTCGSHMTAVSIYYGTVFVMYAQPGAVESMEQGKVISVFYTLIIPMLNPLIYSLRNKEVKDALQRLGQKHTAT, encoded by the coding sequence ATGTTACCCCACAGAAATGGAAACCTCTCAGAGATGCCTCTGCAGGAGTTCATGCTGGAGAGATTTGAGGGAGGTCCGCAGACCCAGGCCCTGCTCTTTGCTCTGTTCCTGGCTCTGTACGTGGTGGCCATCCTGGGGAACCTCACCATGATCGTGGTCATCACCCTGGATGCCCGTCTGCACTCCccaatgtacttcttcctcaagAACCTCTCATTTGTGGACTTGTGTTACTCGTCTGTCATCTACCCCAAGGCCCTGGCCAACTTCCTGTCCTCCTCCAAGGTCATCACCTTTGAGGGATGTGCCACccagttcttcttcttctccatGGTGGGCACCATTGAGGCATTCCTCCTggctgtgatggcctatgaccgcttcaTGGCCATCTGCAGCCCTCTGCGCTACCCCATCTCCATGCGCCCCTCGGTCTGTGCCCGCCTGGTGCTGGGCACCTACTGTGGGGGCTGCCTCAACTCCATCCTGCAGACCAGCTTCACATTCAGCCTCCCATTCTGCAGCTCCAACCACATCGaccacttcttctgtgatgtGCTTCCCTTACTTAAGCTTGCCTGTGCTGACACTACCATCAATGAGCTGGTCATGCTTGGCCTTTGTGGGCTTATAATTGTGGGCACCATACTTGCCATCCTCATCTCCTATGGCTACATCACAGGGACAATGCTGAGGATGCGCTCAGGAGGAGGGAGACACAAGCTCTTCTCCACCTGTGGCTCCCACATGACAGCGGTGTCCATCTATTATGGGACAGTTTTTGTCATGTATGCCCAGCCGGGAGCTGTGGAGTCCATGGAGCAGGGCAAGGTGATCTCTGTCTTCTACACCCTCATCATCCCGATGCTCAACCCGCTCATCTACAGTCTGAGAAACAAGGAGGTGAAGGATGCCCTGCAGAGACTGGGGCAGAAACACACAGCCACGTGA